DNA sequence from the Rhizobium sp. NXC14 genome:
ACGACACACGATAATGACGCCTTCAAACCAATCGCCACCGTCGATCTCGCCATCTTCTCGCTGTCGCCGGCGGGCCTCTCCGTGCTTCTGGTGCGACGCGCGAACGCGCCCTTCACCGGCGACTGGGCCCTGCCTGGCGGCTGGATCCATATCGACGAGGATGCGGATCTGGAGGGCGCGGCGCGGCGGGTTCTGAAGGAAAAGACCGGCGTCGAAACACCCTATCTCGAACAGCTGCAAACGACGGGGAACCGCGATCGAGACCCGCGGGGCTGGAGCATCAGCATCGTCTATATCGCGCTGCTTTCGGCCGACGACGTCGCCGAACGGCAGGATGCGCTGGCCGAGGAGGCCGAATGGCGGCCGATAGAAGGCGACGGCGTCGGCTTGTCCCTTGCCTTCGACCATGCGTCCCTCCTCAAGGAGGCGCTCGGCCGCATCCGGAGCAAGGTCGAATATTCGAGCCTGCCCGGCCATCTGCTACCGGCCCGCTTTACACTCAGCGAGCTGCAATCGGTCTATGAAACCCTTCTCGGCCGCAAGCTGGACAAATCGGCTTTTCGAAAGCGCATGGCGGAGGCCGATTTCCTGGAGCCGGTCGAAGGCGAGATGCGCCGGGCGAGCAACCGGCCCGCCCAGATGTTCCGCTTGAAGGACGCCCAGTCGCTGGTGCTGTTCGACCGAAGGATCTGAGCCGTCCGCGCCCAGCGGGGCGCCAGATTAGGCATTCAGACGCTGCTGCTTCTGCTGGTCGAAGAAATCAACCCGTGGAGCGGTCTGCCGCTCATCCTCCCGCTTGCTGCCTGCAATCCGGGTCGCAGGCCTATGGATGCATTTGTCTTCCACGGAAGCGGAACAATGATCTGCCGGCGAGGTTGTGAATAGGCCTAGCATGCAAAGATCCCCAAGGAGGACAATAGAATGCGTATGAAACTCGTAGCAGCTTCACTTTTCGCTCTCGGCATGGCCACGTCGGCTTTCGCCCAGTCCAACCCGGCACCGGCCGGCGCCACGATCGACAAGAACCAGGCCGATCAGGGCGGCGGCGCCACGACCGACACGAAGGCCAAGAAGCCGATGGCGACTGATACCACCACGACCGGCTCAACAACCAGCGGCACGATGAAAATGGACAAGACCAAGTGCCCGAACCCGGTCAACAACTCCGCCAATCTCCAGACGCAGGGCGGCACGAGCAACGCCACGCCGATGGACGAAGCCTGCGCAGCGCATAACAACTGAGCGGCTTGCCTGCTCAATGAACCCCGCTTCGGCGGGGTTCATTCCGAGGGAAGGCATATCTGCCACCCTTCCACCGCTCACTTTATCCATTTCCACAGCCTCCCGTTTCCAGACATTCAGCAAAATTCTAGTTGAGATTGCAGGCGCGAGATGGTCCTATCGTACCTGCGAAGCCCTGAGTCCGCGCTCTCCTTCCGATATTTGAACCCGAGCGGCCCATGTCGATTTCAGATGCGATCTATCGTCCTTTCGAAACCCTGATCCGGCCGCTGGACATACCCTACCGGCCGCTGCCGTCGAAAGGGCCGGTGACGGTGCTCCTGCATTTCATCGGCATGTTTCGTGGCGTGCTGATTGCGCTGGCGCTTTGCTCCATGGTGTTCGAGGTGATCAACCTGACGATTGTCTGGGGGCTTTCGGTCATCGTTGACGGTGTGACTGAGCTAGGTGCTGCCGCCTTCCTGCAGAGTGAATGGCGGCTGCTGACCGTTCTCGGCCTCCTGATCTTTCCCGTAATGCCTATCGTGTCCTTCATGCTCAACACGCTGAACTCGCACACATTGGGCATAGCAATGCCGGCCGCCATCCAGTGGCAGGGGCACAAGGCGGTGGAGCGGCAGGATCTCGCCTTCTTCCACGATGTCTATGCCGGCCAGGTTTCCTCGCGGCTGCAGCAGGTCTCGTCCGCCGTCCAGCAGCAGATTCTCGCCGCTTTCCAGTCCATTCCGCGCTTCCTGATGCAGCTGGTGGGCTCGGTGATCCTGCTGAGCGCGCTTGCCTGGCAGCTTGCGCTGCCGGTCGTCGTCTGGATCGTGCTCAACGTCGCCTTCACCGCCAAGATCGTGCCCGTCTTCGTCGAGCGCTCGCGCCGCACCGCCAAGCAGCGCAGCCTGGTCGCCGGCGCCATCACCGATCTCTATACCAACATGCAGATGATCAAGCAGTTTGCGGCCGAAGACAGCGAGGCGGGCGCCATCCGCCGCATCATCGGCAAGGCGGTGCAGACGCAGCACAGCGAACAGCGCATCTACCGCTCGTCGGAAGTGACCGTCGTCATTTTCAATACGCTCTTGTGGCTGAGCATGCTGGCGATCGGATTTTCCGGCCTCGTCAAAGGCTTCCTCACGGTCGGCGAGTTCGTCGGGGCGATCTATATCCTCCACCGGCTGTCGTCGCAGATCTTCGTCTTCCTGCAGATGGGCCAGCAGATCTTCCAGGCGATCGGCACGATCAAGGACGCCATGCCTGTCATGACGACGCCGCCCACAATCATCGACCGGCCGGATGCGACCAATCTCACGGTGCAACAAGGCGAAATCCGCTTCGAAAGCGTCCGCTTCGCCTACAAGTCCGGCAAACCCGTCATCGACAATCTGTCGCTGACGATCCGGCCAGGCGAGAAGGTCGGTCTCGTCGGTCTGTCAGGCGCCGGCAAGACGACGCTCGCAAACCTGCTCCTGCGCTTCTACGATATCAACGAGGGCGCGATCCTGATTGATGCGCAGGATATCCGCGCGGTCACCCAAGCGAGCCTTCGCCGGGCGATCGGCGTCATCGCCCAGGATGTCGCGCTGCTGCATCGCTCGGTCGGCGACAATATCCGTTACGGCCGGCCGGAGGCGACGCGGGAAGAGATCGAGCGGGTGGCGAAGATGGCGAGCGCCGATGCCTTCATCGCCGATCTTGCCGACAGCGAAGGCCGCAAGGGCTACGATGCCTTCGTCGGCGATCGCGGCATCAAACTGTCCGGCGGCCAGCGCCAGCGCGTCGCAATTGCCCGCGTGCTCCTGAAGAATGCGCCGATCCTGGTCCTCGACGAGGCGACCTCCGCCCTCGACAGCGAATCCGAAGCCATCATCCAGGAAAGGCTGAACCTCGTCATGGAGGGAAAGACGGTGATCGCCATCGCCCACCGCCTCTCGACGATCGCCAGAATGGACCGCATCGTCGTGCTCGATCGCGGACGGATTGTGGAAGAAGGCCGGCTGGAAGAACTGGTCGAACGCGAGGGGCTGTTTGCACGGCTGTGGAGGCGCCAGACCGGTGGCTTCATCCCTGAGGACATCGATTGAGCGGGGCAGGGGGGCTGTCATCGCTTGACTCATCGAAAAGGGATTGATACCAATGTGGGTAATCGATAACCCAAAGCGAACCCGTGACTGCTTCACTCAACGACATAGCCGCCCGCGCAGGCGTTTCCGTCAAGACCGTGTCAGGCGCTCTGCATGGCGGTTCGGCGCGCATGTCGGATGAAACGCGCCAGCGGATCAAGGGGATCGCCGAGGAACTCGGTTACGTCACCAACTTCGCCGCTCGCAGCATGCGGCAGGGCTGGATGCCGCTTGTCGGCCTCGTCGCCGATGACCTGATCACCTCGCCTTTCGCGACCGAGATCATCAGGGGGCTCGACGGCGCCGTGCGCGCTTCCGACATGGCCGTCTTCGCCATGACGCTCAGCGGCCACCGCAGCGTCGGATCAATCCTCGACGAGATGCGGCGCTTTCGCCCGCGCGCGATTGCCTATGCGGCCATGTATCACAAAAGCGTCGACCTGCCGCGTGAATTTGCCGATACCGTCGGGGTGATGATCAACTGCCGGGACGCCAATGACCGCGTGACGTCCCTGGTGCCGGACGAAACGGGAGCGGCGATCGAAATCACGCAGTACCTGATCGAGGCAGGCCGTCGCAATATCGCTTTCATCAACCTGCCCGGCATTCTCGCTGGCGAACTGCGCGAACTCGGTTTTCGCCAGGCGCTCGATCATGCCGGCATCAACGGAGCCGGCGCCTTGGTCTTGCCGGCCGTCGGCAAGGCTGTTTACAGCGACCGGGCGCCTAGCCTCGTGGCAACGCATGTGCATGAGCTGATGAAAGGTCCCCGGCCACCCGATGCCATCCTGTGCGGTAATGACCGCGTGGCGATGGAGGTCTATGC
Encoded proteins:
- a CDS encoding NUDIX domain-containing protein, encoding MTTHDNDAFKPIATVDLAIFSLSPAGLSVLLVRRANAPFTGDWALPGGWIHIDEDADLEGAARRVLKEKTGVETPYLEQLQTTGNRDRDPRGWSISIVYIALLSADDVAERQDALAEEAEWRPIEGDGVGLSLAFDHASLLKEALGRIRSKVEYSSLPGHLLPARFTLSELQSVYETLLGRKLDKSAFRKRMAEADFLEPVEGEMRRASNRPAQMFRLKDAQSLVLFDRRI
- a CDS encoding ABC transporter ATP-binding protein, producing MSISDAIYRPFETLIRPLDIPYRPLPSKGPVTVLLHFIGMFRGVLIALALCSMVFEVINLTIVWGLSVIVDGVTELGAAAFLQSEWRLLTVLGLLIFPVMPIVSFMLNTLNSHTLGIAMPAAIQWQGHKAVERQDLAFFHDVYAGQVSSRLQQVSSAVQQQILAAFQSIPRFLMQLVGSVILLSALAWQLALPVVVWIVLNVAFTAKIVPVFVERSRRTAKQRSLVAGAITDLYTNMQMIKQFAAEDSEAGAIRRIIGKAVQTQHSEQRIYRSSEVTVVIFNTLLWLSMLAIGFSGLVKGFLTVGEFVGAIYILHRLSSQIFVFLQMGQQIFQAIGTIKDAMPVMTTPPTIIDRPDATNLTVQQGEIRFESVRFAYKSGKPVIDNLSLTIRPGEKVGLVGLSGAGKTTLANLLLRFYDINEGAILIDAQDIRAVTQASLRRAIGVIAQDVALLHRSVGDNIRYGRPEATREEIERVAKMASADAFIADLADSEGRKGYDAFVGDRGIKLSGGQRQRVAIARVLLKNAPILVLDEATSALDSESEAIIQERLNLVMEGKTVIAIAHRLSTIARMDRIVVLDRGRIVEEGRLEELVEREGLFARLWRRQTGGFIPEDID
- a CDS encoding LacI family DNA-binding transcriptional regulator, with the translated sequence MTASLNDIAARAGVSVKTVSGALHGGSARMSDETRQRIKGIAEELGYVTNFAARSMRQGWMPLVGLVADDLITSPFATEIIRGLDGAVRASDMAVFAMTLSGHRSVGSILDEMRRFRPRAIAYAAMYHKSVDLPREFADTVGVMINCRDANDRVTSLVPDETGAAIEITQYLIEAGRRNIAFINLPGILAGELRELGFRQALDHAGINGAGALVLPAVGKAVYSDRAPSLVATHVHELMKGPRPPDAILCGNDRVAMEVYAALRRSGATIPDDVAVASFDNQVEIASRLDPPLTTMALPHRAMGRQAAHILLAEDRPPVGVQKLPFQLVERASV